From Desulfatibacillum aliphaticivorans DSM 15576, the proteins below share one genomic window:
- a CDS encoding acyl-CoA dehydrogenase family protein produces MASNSKVKSINQIHFTKEHDMIRKSVADFVKKEINPNIDEWEEAGITPLKELFKKMGDLGFLGIRYDPKYGGQGLDYWYETVFLEELGRIRGLGLAIAISVQTNMATPAIDEFGSEYLKDKYLRGAISGDLVGAIAVTEPAAGSDVSALQSTARRDGSCYVLNGSKMFITNGTQADFYTLLARTSDEPGYHAFSLFVVPADLPGVHVSRKLEKIGVWCSDTAELFFDDVRIPAENLIGQEGEGFIYQMRQFQHERFSLLPPIYTAAREIIDMTVDYLRERVVFGKPLIKRQALQHQLVDWITEVECLKQLSYEIVRIKMAGLDASKEISMGKLYAGRIFNSMVAGCLRMHGGMGFMKEMPISRYYRDSIGLGIGGGADEVMKDVIAKLEGF; encoded by the coding sequence ATGGCGAGCAACTCAAAAGTCAAATCCATCAACCAAATCCATTTCACCAAAGAACACGACATGATCCGCAAGTCCGTGGCCGACTTCGTAAAAAAGGAGATCAACCCCAATATCGATGAGTGGGAGGAGGCCGGCATCACCCCCTTGAAGGAGTTGTTCAAGAAAATGGGGGATCTGGGCTTTTTAGGCATCCGGTACGACCCCAAATACGGAGGCCAGGGGCTCGATTATTGGTACGAAACGGTTTTTCTGGAGGAGCTCGGCCGAATCCGGGGTCTGGGGCTTGCCATCGCCATCTCCGTGCAGACCAACATGGCCACGCCGGCCATTGACGAGTTCGGCAGCGAATACCTTAAGGACAAATATCTGCGGGGCGCCATCTCCGGCGATCTGGTGGGGGCCATTGCAGTCACCGAGCCTGCGGCGGGCTCCGACGTTTCCGCGCTCCAGAGCACTGCCAGAAGGGATGGAAGCTGTTACGTCCTCAACGGCTCCAAGATGTTCATCACCAACGGAACCCAGGCGGATTTCTACACCCTTCTGGCCCGGACCAGCGACGAACCCGGCTACCATGCCTTCAGCCTTTTTGTGGTTCCGGCCGATCTGCCGGGGGTGCATGTCAGCCGCAAACTGGAAAAGATCGGGGTCTGGTGCAGCGACACGGCGGAGCTTTTTTTCGATGACGTGAGAATACCCGCCGAAAACCTTATCGGCCAGGAGGGGGAAGGCTTTATCTACCAGATGCGCCAGTTCCAGCACGAGCGTTTTTCCCTGCTGCCTCCCATCTACACCGCCGCCCGGGAAATCATCGACATGACGGTCGACTATTTAAGGGAGCGGGTGGTCTTCGGAAAGCCGCTGATCAAAAGGCAGGCGTTGCAGCACCAGTTGGTGGACTGGATCACGGAAGTCGAATGCCTGAAGCAACTCTCCTATGAAATCGTTCGCATCAAGATGGCCGGCCTGGATGCTTCCAAGGAGATTTCCATGGGCAAGCTCTACGCCGGAAGGATTTTCAATTCCATGGTCGCCGGGTGCCTGCGCATGCACGGCGGCATGGGCTTTATGAAGGAAATGCCTATCTCCCGGTACTATCGGGACTCCATAGGCTTGGGCATCGGCGGGGGCGCCGACGAGGTCATGAAGGACGTGATCGCCAAGCTCGAAGGGTTTTAA